In Vanacampus margaritifer isolate UIUO_Vmar chromosome 18, RoL_Vmar_1.0, whole genome shotgun sequence, a genomic segment contains:
- the adoa gene encoding 2-aminoethanethiol (cysteamine) dioxygenase a — translation MSRNNNNPLIQKIAKQAYMTFKGLKCSANGDSKVFAEKQDKLVSLVTPLRAADLKIAPRKNKSTSGTSEPDSPPVTYMHICETDVFSMGIFLLGTGASIPLHDHPGMNGMLKVLYGKVSISCFDKQESCQTASAAPPCFETPVAPFQNASLRRSLLRSVDEYSENSGPCLLTPLRDNLHQIDAVDGPAAFLDILAPPYDPDDGRDCHYYKVLKTVADPDIPVMNNQELQEDDKGKEKEKWLLEIPQPEDFWCGGEPYPGPVVSV, via the exons ATGTCGCGAAACAATAATAATCCTCTCATCCAGAAAATAGCAAAGCAAGCTTATATGACCTTTAAAGGCTTAAAATGTTCGGCCAACGGAGATAGTAAAGTCTTTGCAGAAAAACAGGACAAACTCGTCTCCTTAGTGACCCCACTTAGGGCAGCGGATCTCAAGATTGCTCCCCGGAAAAACAAATCGACCTCCGGTACATCTGAGCCGGATTCTCCGCCGGTCACCTACATGCACATCTGCGAGACAGATGTGTTTAGCATGGGGATATTCCTGCTCGGAACCGGAGCCTCCATACCTCTTCACGACCATCCGGGCATGAACGGGATGCTGAAG gTCCTCTACGGAAAGGTGAGCATCAGTTGCTTTGACAAGCAGGAAAGCTGCCAGACAGCCAGTGCTGCCCCTCCTTGCTTTGAAACTCCGGTGGCCCCATTCCAAAATGCTTCCCTGCGACGATCCTTACTGCGCTCAGTGGATGAGTACTCAGAGAACAGTGGACCATGTCTCCTGACGCCTCTACGGGATAATCTCCACCAGATTGACGCTGTTGACGGACCTGCTGCTTTCCTGGATATCCTGGCGCCGCCGTACGACCCAGATGACGGGCGTGACTGCCACTATTACAAAGTACTAAAAACTGTGGCAGACCCAGATATACCCGTGATGAATAACCAGGAGCTGCAGGAAGATGACAAGGGGAAAGAGAAGGAGAAGTGGCTTTTAGAAATCCCTCAGCCGGAGGACTTCTGGTGTGGGGGAGAACCTTACCCAGGTCCTGTCGTTTCAGTGTGA